One stretch of Manis pentadactyla isolate mManPen7 chromosome 10, mManPen7.hap1, whole genome shotgun sequence DNA includes these proteins:
- the IGSF6 gene encoding immunoglobulin superfamily member 6 — translation MEMVHGGKIILGLKINLILFYIGAAGDCNISVSQQPYLEVDYTQEAVTIQCSFSTAGCPLEKPMSLWFRYGAHLPENLCLHGCRNERGKFIVHEALAQSQVSLTVNRVAFNDSALYICGIAFPSSKEPRAKRTGEGTMLVVRETKLLGKKLQSFLIALLSLLSIYIIGVLMIFTVLSKSKSNTVRNKETEDSQKKKSARRIFQEIAQELYNKRHVETSQQPEKGNTYENRRVLSKYERP, via the exons ATGGAGATGGTCCACGGAGGCAAGATCATTCTCGGCCTGAAAATCAATCTGATTCTGTTTTATATtg GTGCTGCGGGTGACTGCAACATCTCTGTTTCTCAACAGCCTTACCTGGAAGTGGACTACACTCAAGAAGCTGTTACCATCCAGTGCTCCTTCTCCACAGCTGGATGCCCTTTAGAGAAACCAATGAGCCTGTGGTTTCGCTATGGTGCTCACCTACCGGAGAACCTCTGCTTGCATGGATGCAGAAATGAGAGAGGCAAATTCATAGTGCACGAAGCCCTGGCACAGAGCCAAGTTTCCCTCACTGTCAATAGGGTGGCGTTCAATGACAGTGCGCTCTATATCTGTGGGATAGCCTTTCCCAGTTCAAAGGAACCGAGAGCTAAGCGAACCGGAGAAGGGACCATGCTGGTGGTAAGAG AAACCAAGTTACTTGGCAAGAAACTACAGAGTTTCCTGATAGCTCTCTTATCACTGCTCTCTATATACATTATTGGTGTCCTCATGATCTTCACAGTCCTCTCCAAG TCAAAATCTAACActgtaagaaacaaagaaacagaagattcACAAAAG AAGAAGAGTGCTCGGCGTATTTTTCAGGAAATTGCTCAAGAACTATATAATAAGAGACACGTGGAAACAAGCCAACAACCT GAGAAAGGCAACACTTATGAAAACAGAAGAGTACTTTCCAAGTATGAAAGACCatag